From Acidothermus cellulolyticus 11B, a single genomic window includes:
- a CDS encoding APC family permease, whose protein sequence is MVSASGERGAMLAAVEARAPSRHLWRDRIAVIGIVFYVVAASAPLVGMSGAVPVAIGLGNGSGTPGAYLAVGIALLIFSVGYAAMSSKVTNAGAFFAYVGRGLGVRAGISSAFVSIFAYVTIQLAIYGFMGGLVAQEAKQYLGISLPWWGWVFIAWGLVLLLSLFSVDVGAKVLGGFMILELSSLLIMAFAVIFRGGGPQGLSVSASFAPSHVFVGGLAGSAGIALAFAFASYIGFEATAIYGEESRDPKRTVPVATYAAVGTIALLFAVTSWGIVSGLGQGRVVDETLKISTVGDTPLADPAQVIFHVATQYVGSWLADLMRILVISSLFAGLLAFQNANARYFYALGRAGVLPKALSHVSRRGSPMYGTLTMSGLTALVVLIFMAKGWDPVLNLFYWSSAIAVMAIVIVEILVSVAVIAFFRRDHSDTRLWNTVVAPILAIAALGIGLYLLMARFGLLAGTAAAGVDPTKTAWALSPTGWVLIALPFVMLIVGLVVALARRRSIDSQVVADLVS, encoded by the coding sequence ATGGTAAGCGCTTCCGGAGAGCGCGGCGCAATGCTGGCGGCGGTTGAGGCAAGAGCCCCGTCGCGACACCTGTGGCGAGATCGGATTGCGGTCATCGGCATTGTTTTTTATGTGGTTGCGGCATCCGCGCCGCTGGTTGGCATGTCCGGTGCGGTTCCCGTGGCCATCGGCCTGGGGAATGGTTCCGGGACGCCCGGCGCTTACCTCGCGGTCGGTATCGCGCTCCTCATCTTCAGCGTGGGTTACGCCGCCATGAGCAGCAAAGTCACCAATGCCGGGGCATTCTTCGCCTATGTAGGCCGTGGACTCGGCGTACGGGCCGGAATTTCTTCCGCCTTTGTGTCTATCTTCGCGTACGTCACGATCCAACTCGCGATTTATGGCTTCATGGGCGGGCTGGTCGCGCAGGAAGCCAAGCAATATCTCGGCATCTCCCTTCCCTGGTGGGGATGGGTCTTTATCGCCTGGGGCCTTGTGCTTCTCCTTTCCCTCTTCAGCGTGGATGTCGGCGCTAAAGTTCTTGGCGGCTTTATGATTCTTGAGCTGAGCTCGCTCCTCATCATGGCTTTCGCTGTCATCTTCCGCGGCGGCGGCCCGCAAGGACTCAGTGTGTCGGCGTCGTTCGCGCCAAGCCATGTCTTCGTCGGCGGCCTCGCCGGATCGGCTGGAATCGCGTTGGCGTTCGCGTTCGCCTCCTATATTGGCTTTGAGGCGACGGCGATTTACGGCGAGGAGTCACGGGATCCGAAGCGTACGGTTCCGGTGGCTACCTACGCGGCTGTGGGAACGATTGCCCTGCTCTTCGCCGTTACGTCGTGGGGAATTGTGAGCGGCTTAGGGCAAGGCCGCGTCGTCGACGAGACGCTGAAGATTTCTACGGTTGGTGATACACCGCTGGCGGATCCCGCACAAGTCATCTTCCACGTCGCCACGCAGTACGTTGGATCGTGGCTCGCGGATCTCATGCGCATTCTCGTGATCTCCAGCCTTTTCGCCGGCCTGCTCGCGTTCCAGAACGCCAATGCGCGGTATTTCTACGCGCTGGGGCGTGCCGGCGTCCTGCCGAAGGCTCTGAGTCACGTCTCACGGCGCGGATCCCCGATGTACGGAACGCTGACGATGTCCGGGCTCACTGCCCTCGTGGTGCTCATCTTCATGGCGAAGGGCTGGGACCCGGTGCTCAACCTCTTCTATTGGTCCAGTGCCATTGCCGTCATGGCGATCGTCATAGTGGAAATTCTGGTCTCCGTTGCGGTGATTGCCTTCTTCCGGCGTGATCATTCCGATACCCGGCTCTGGAACACCGTGGTCGCGCCGATCCTGGCCATTGCCGCCCTCGGTATCGGTCTCTACCTCCTCATGGCCCGGTTCGGGCTTCTCGCCGGTACCGCAGCAGCCGGGGTCGATCCCACGAAGACGGCGTGGGCGCTGTCACCAACGGGATGGGTGCTCATTGCGCTGCCGTTCGTCATGCTCATCGTGGGTCTTGTCGTAGCGCTTGCCCGACGGCGGAGCATCGACAGCCAGGTCGTTGCCGATCTGGTGAGCTGA
- the uvrB gene encoding excinuclease ABC subunit UvrB: MRPVTDVQRRVAPFRVISEYRPSGDQPQAIDELERRIRRGDRDVVLLGATGTGKTATIAWLIERLQRPTLVIEPNKTLAAQFANELRQLMPENAIEYFVSYYDYYQPEAYIPQTDTYIEKDASINDEVERLRHSATNSLLTRRDVVVVASVSCIYGLGTPQEYVDRMLRLRVGEEIERDILLRRLVDIQYTRNDVAFTRGTFRVRGDTIDVIPQYEELAVRIEMFGDVIERLATLHPLTGEVLSEDEEIYIFPASHYIAGPERMARAIRDIEEELAQRLAELEKQNKLLEAQRLRMRTTYDLEMLRHIGTCSGIENYSRHIDGRPPGSPPNTLLDYFPEDFLLVIDESHITVPQIGGMYEGDMSRKRVLVEHGFRLPSALDNRPLRFDEFLDRIGQTVYLSATPGPYELAKVGGDVVEQVIRPTGLVDPEIVVKPTKGQIDDLVHEIRVRAERGERVLVTTLTKKMAEDLTDYLLELGIRVRYLHSEVDTLRRVELLRELRQGEFDVLVGINLLREGLDLPEVSLVSILDADKEGFLRSATSLIQTIGRAARHVSGQVHMYADTVTAAMKEAIDETNRRRAKQLAYNAEHGIDPQPIRKKIADILDTLIREDADTQALLGGTGRQVSRGKAPAPGLASKAAPPVGRHAKDLAAMPRQELTRLIEELTEQMHAAAAELQFELAARLRDEIRELKKELRAMEAAGVG, encoded by the coding sequence ATGCGACCGGTGACAGATGTTCAGCGCCGGGTGGCGCCCTTCCGGGTGATCAGCGAGTACCGGCCATCCGGGGACCAACCGCAGGCGATCGACGAGCTCGAACGGCGGATCCGCCGAGGCGACCGCGATGTCGTGCTCCTTGGCGCGACCGGCACCGGGAAGACGGCGACGATCGCCTGGCTGATTGAGCGCCTGCAACGGCCGACCCTCGTGATCGAACCCAACAAGACCTTGGCCGCGCAATTCGCGAACGAATTGCGGCAGCTCATGCCGGAGAATGCGATCGAGTATTTCGTTAGCTACTACGACTATTACCAGCCGGAAGCCTACATTCCGCAGACCGATACGTACATCGAAAAAGACGCCTCCATCAACGATGAGGTGGAGCGGTTGCGGCACTCCGCAACCAACAGCCTGCTCACGCGCCGGGACGTCGTCGTCGTCGCCAGCGTCTCCTGCATCTACGGCCTGGGCACTCCGCAGGAGTACGTGGATCGAATGCTGCGGTTGCGGGTCGGTGAGGAAATAGAGCGGGACATCCTGCTCCGCCGGCTTGTTGACATTCAGTACACCCGGAACGACGTCGCATTCACCCGGGGCACGTTCCGGGTGCGCGGCGACACGATCGATGTGATCCCACAATACGAGGAACTCGCCGTCCGGATCGAGATGTTCGGCGATGTGATCGAGCGGCTCGCGACGCTGCACCCGCTGACCGGTGAGGTCCTCAGCGAGGACGAGGAAATTTACATCTTTCCGGCGTCGCACTACATTGCCGGTCCGGAGCGGATGGCTCGGGCGATCCGCGACATCGAGGAGGAACTCGCACAGCGGCTCGCCGAACTGGAGAAGCAGAACAAGCTCCTTGAAGCGCAGCGGTTGCGGATGCGGACGACCTACGACCTGGAAATGCTCCGCCACATCGGCACATGTTCGGGCATTGAGAACTACAGCCGGCACATCGACGGCCGCCCGCCCGGCAGCCCGCCGAACACCCTGCTGGATTATTTCCCGGAGGATTTCCTCCTGGTCATTGACGAGTCACACATCACCGTTCCGCAGATCGGCGGCATGTACGAGGGCGACATGTCGCGCAAGCGGGTCCTCGTCGAGCACGGCTTCCGCCTGCCGAGCGCACTGGACAACCGTCCCTTACGGTTCGACGAATTCCTTGACCGGATCGGCCAGACGGTCTACTTGTCGGCGACACCCGGCCCCTACGAACTCGCGAAGGTCGGCGGGGATGTCGTCGAGCAGGTGATCCGCCCCACCGGCCTGGTCGACCCGGAGATCGTCGTCAAACCGACCAAGGGACAAATCGACGACTTGGTGCACGAAATCCGGGTGCGCGCCGAGCGCGGCGAGCGGGTCCTGGTCACCACGCTCACCAAGAAAATGGCCGAGGATCTGACCGATTATCTCCTGGAGCTCGGCATCCGGGTGCGCTACCTGCACAGCGAAGTGGACACGCTGCGGCGCGTCGAATTGCTCCGGGAACTGCGTCAGGGCGAGTTCGACGTCCTCGTCGGCATCAACCTGCTCCGCGAAGGACTGGACTTGCCGGAAGTCTCCCTCGTCTCCATTCTCGACGCCGACAAGGAGGGTTTCCTCCGGTCGGCGACGTCCCTCATTCAGACCATCGGGCGCGCCGCACGTCACGTCTCCGGACAGGTGCACATGTACGCCGATACCGTGACCGCGGCCATGAAGGAAGCGATCGACGAAACGAACCGACGGCGGGCCAAGCAGCTGGCGTACAACGCCGAGCACGGCATCGACCCGCAGCCGATCCGAAAGAAAATCGCCGACATTCTCGACACGCTCATTCGGGAGGACGCCGATACCCAGGCTCTCCTCGGCGGGACCGGGCGGCAGGTCAGCCGAGGGAAGGCACCCGCTCCCGGGCTCGCGTCCAAGGCGGCGCCGCCGGTCGGCCGGCATGCCAAGGACCTCGCAGCCATGCCGCGACAGGAACTCACCCGCCTCATCGAGGAACTCACCGAACAGATGCACGCCGCCGCCGCGGAATTGCAGTTTGAGCTCGCCGCCCGGCTGCGGGACGAGATCCGGGAGCTGAAGAAGGAATTACGCGCGATGGAGGCCGCCGGCGTCGGCTGA